A single genomic interval of Lacrimispora sphenoides JCM 1415 harbors:
- a CDS encoding MBL fold metallo-hydrolase: MEFRQLTDRVYYSMFDKAADRPVLGYVKGQKHSFMIDAGNSQKHVELFYEALCKEGLEKPGITAVTHWHWDHTFGMHAVEGITIAHKKTNAKLAEMAKWEWTDVEMKKRLEAKVEIEFADTSIRTEYPLLSEIQVVTSDLSFEESMEIDLGDITAELYHVESPHSEDCVCILIPQERILFIGDAVGVDYYDNCFLDKEKLRSLITWIEGFDFDICVMGHAEPMSKENILHIMHSLMERQENV; the protein is encoded by the coding sequence ATGGAATTTAGACAACTAACAGATCGTGTGTATTACAGCATGTTTGATAAAGCGGCCGACAGGCCGGTTCTCGGGTATGTAAAAGGACAGAAGCATTCTTTCATGATAGACGCAGGCAATTCCCAAAAGCATGTTGAATTATTTTATGAAGCTCTGTGCAAAGAAGGATTAGAAAAACCAGGCATTACTGCGGTCACTCATTGGCATTGGGATCATACATTTGGTATGCATGCGGTGGAAGGGATCACAATCGCTCATAAAAAAACAAATGCTAAATTAGCGGAAATGGCGAAGTGGGAATGGACGGATGTGGAAATGAAAAAAAGACTGGAAGCAAAAGTAGAAATTGAATTTGCTGATACAAGTATCCGTACAGAATATCCCCTTCTTTCAGAGATACAAGTGGTAACCTCCGATCTTTCTTTTGAAGAATCCATGGAAATTGATCTGGGAGATATAACTGCGGAACTTTATCATGTGGAATCTCCTCACAGTGAGGATTGTGTCTGTATCCTGATACCTCAGGAAAGAATATTATTCATCGGAGATGCGGTTGGGGTTGATTATTATGACAACTGCTTCTTAGATAAAGAGAAACTACGTTCATTAATTACATGGATAGAAGGATTTGATTTTGATATTTGTGTCATGGGACATGCCGAACCAATGAGTAAGGAAAATATCCTCCATATCATGCATTCTCTTATGGAACGCCAGGAAAACGTATGA
- a CDS encoding beta-class carbonic anhydrase — MINEILKFNKEFVENKGYVKYITNKFPDKKVAIVSCMDTRLTELLPMALGLKNGDAKIIKNAGGIISHPFGSAMRSLLIGIYELDVKEILVIGHTDCGARHTDSKKIIEKMKQRGIEQKNIDLVKYYGIDFDTWLGGFKDLDLSIKKSVELIRNHPFVPEEIMIHGLVIDSVTGELRKVI; from the coding sequence ATGATTAATGAAATACTGAAGTTTAATAAAGAATTTGTAGAAAACAAAGGATATGTAAAATATATTACCAATAAATTTCCGGATAAAAAAGTCGCGATTGTATCCTGTATGGACACAAGATTAACGGAATTATTACCGATGGCCCTTGGGCTTAAAAACGGGGATGCAAAAATTATCAAAAATGCCGGAGGAATTATATCCCACCCATTTGGAAGTGCCATGAGAAGCCTGCTGATCGGTATTTATGAATTGGATGTTAAGGAAATCCTCGTAATCGGCCATACCGATTGCGGGGCCAGACATACGGACAGCAAGAAAATTATTGAAAAAATGAAACAGCGGGGAATTGAACAAAAGAATATCGACCTGGTAAAATACTATGGCATTGATTTTGATACTTGGCTGGGAGGATTTAAGGATCTGGATTTATCCATCAAAAAGTCCGTTGAGCTGATACGCAACCATCCCTTTGTCCCGGAGGAGATCATGATACATGGTCTGGTAATAGATTCTGTTACAGGAGAATTAAGAAAGGTTATTTAA
- a CDS encoding metallophosphoesterase family protein, with protein sequence MDLAVLSDIHGNYIALEKCVEYALSRGVKTFALLGDYVGELAYPEKTMKMIFEMAENYNCYFIRGNKEDYWIVVLKRAMALCEAETGTCIWPDIPEIYWRQAVEEILVKAN encoded by the coding sequence ATGGATCTTGCAGTACTATCAGATATACATGGTAACTACATTGCTTTGGAAAAATGTGTGGAATACGCATTGTCAAGAGGCGTAAAAACCTTTGCTCTTTTAGGAGATTATGTTGGTGAATTGGCATATCCTGAAAAGACAATGAAAATGATTTTTGAAATGGCTGAAAACTATAACTGCTATTTCATCAGAGGTAATAAAGAAGATTATTGGATCGTAGTATTGAAAAGGGCTATGGCATTATGTGAAGCTGAAACCGGTACTTGCATATGGCCAGATATTCCCGAAATATATTGGAGACAAGCAGTAGAAGAAATTTTAGTAAAAGCAAATTAA
- a CDS encoding GNAT family N-acetyltransferase translates to MDIQIVYEAPKAQDYISLRLRAGMNNKDLERSKIALKNSLFTVSLYDKEKLIGFGRVVGDGGITYVVSDIMVDGEYRRRGYAEQIMQAIDRYFEENTHEDSYICLIANCPADLLYNKHRFEYLPDNRCGMLRNQSKENSN, encoded by the coding sequence ATGGATATACAGATAGTATATGAAGCTCCGAAAGCCCAGGATTACATAAGTCTTCGGTTACGTGCCGGAATGAATAATAAAGATTTGGAAAGAAGCAAAATTGCTTTAAAAAATTCTTTGTTTACCGTTTCTCTTTATGATAAAGAAAAACTGATCGGTTTTGGCAGAGTAGTTGGGGATGGGGGCATCACCTACGTCGTAAGTGATATTATGGTTGATGGAGAATACCGGCGGAGAGGTTATGCGGAACAAATTATGCAGGCCATTGACCGTTACTTTGAAGAGAACACACATGAGGACAGTTATATTTGCCTGATCGCAAATTGCCCTGCTGACCTGCTGTACAATAAGCATCGATTTGAATACTTGCCGGATAACAGATGTGGAATGCTTCGAAACCAGAGTAAAGAGAACAGTAATTGA
- the msrB gene encoding peptide-methionine (R)-S-oxide reductase MsrB, protein MKKEIYLAGGCFWGTEKYLENIPGILFTEVGYANGSTENPTYKEVCSHDTGHAEAVKVEYDDSIIGLTYLLQLYYDVINPISVNRQGGDVGSQYRTGIYFTDDRDEAVIQDSINELQKKYKEKIAIEVKPLSCYYRAEEYHQKYLNKNPGGYCHIGADKFEKAKKAEDKSKKYGKRKTEELKENLTSLQFEVTQNSATEPPFQNEFFDKFEEGIYVDITTGEPLFMSTDKFESGCGWPSFSKPIDSEIIKTHEDRSFGRIRTEVRSKLGDAHLGHVFDDGPMDRGGLRYCINSASLRFVPKEEMEKEGYGDYLKLF, encoded by the coding sequence ATGAAGAAAGAAATTTATCTGGCAGGCGGCTGCTTTTGGGGAACAGAAAAGTATCTGGAAAATATCCCGGGCATCCTGTTTACAGAGGTGGGATATGCCAATGGCAGTACTGAGAATCCAACTTACAAGGAAGTATGCAGCCATGATACCGGGCATGCAGAAGCGGTGAAGGTGGAATACGACGACAGCATCATAGGTCTTACCTATTTGCTGCAGCTTTATTATGATGTGATCAATCCCATAAGCGTGAACCGCCAGGGAGGCGATGTTGGTTCCCAGTACCGGACAGGTATCTATTTCACGGATGACAGGGATGAGGCGGTGATCCAGGATTCGATCAATGAGCTTCAGAAAAAATATAAAGAAAAAATAGCAATTGAAGTGAAACCTCTTTCCTGTTACTACCGGGCAGAGGAGTACCATCAGAAATATCTGAACAAAAACCCAGGCGGATACTGCCATATTGGTGCCGATAAATTTGAAAAGGCAAAGAAGGCGGAGGATAAAAGCAAAAAATACGGAAAAAGAAAAACGGAAGAACTGAAAGAAAACTTAACGAGCCTGCAGTTTGAAGTAACACAGAACAGTGCAACGGAGCCTCCCTTTCAAAATGAATTTTTTGATAAATTCGAAGAGGGAATTTATGTAGATATTACAACAGGGGAGCCGCTTTTTATGTCAACTGATAAATTTGAGTCAGGATGCGGCTGGCCAAGCTTTTCTAAGCCGATTGACTCTGAGATTATTAAAACCCATGAGGACCGGAGCTTTGGAAGGATCCGTACGGAAGTGAGGAGCAAGCTGGGAGATGCCCATCTGGGTCATGTATTTGACGATGGTCCAATGGACCGCGGAGGACTGCGTTATTGCATTAACAGCGCTTCCTTAAGGTTTGTTCCCAAAGAAGAGATGGAGAAAGAAGGATACGGAGATTATTTGAAGCTGTTTTAA
- a CDS encoding aspartate/glutamate racemase family protein, translating to MKTIGLIGGMSWESTVTYYRILNETVKKELGGLHSAKVLLYSVDFSEIEKCQADGDWDKSAVILTAAAKRLETAGADFILICTNTMHKVVPQIQSSIHIPVIHIAEATADELKLHNITKVALLGTKYTMTQDFYKEKLENAGVTVLVPDEDEIEIVNDVIYNELCLGIISEASKEKYLSIIHGLAEQGAQGVILGCTEIGLLIQQRDLELPVFDTAQIHAVRAAKLSIEE from the coding sequence ATGAAAACAATAGGACTGATTGGCGGAATGAGTTGGGAAAGCACGGTTACTTACTATAGAATTTTGAATGAAACAGTGAAAAAGGAGCTGGGAGGATTACATTCGGCGAAAGTGCTTTTATATAGTGTGGATTTTTCTGAAATAGAGAAGTGCCAGGCAGACGGTGACTGGGATAAAAGTGCTGTTATTTTAACAGCGGCTGCCAAACGTCTTGAAACAGCAGGGGCGGACTTTATTTTGATCTGTACAAATACAATGCACAAGGTAGTTCCCCAGATCCAAAGCAGCATTCATATTCCTGTCATTCATATAGCGGAGGCTACGGCAGATGAATTAAAGCTTCACAATATTACAAAAGTCGCTTTGCTGGGTACCAAATATACCATGACTCAGGATTTTTATAAAGAAAAGCTAGAGAATGCAGGAGTTACGGTCCTTGTTCCAGATGAAGACGAAATTGAAATTGTGAATGATGTGATTTATAATGAATTGTGTTTGGGAATTATTTCAGAGGCATCGAAAGAAAAATACCTCAGCATTATTCATGGCCTTGCAGAACAAGGTGCACAGGGAGTTATTCTCGGCTGTACCGAAATCGGTCTGCTGATACAGCAAAGGGATCTGGAATTACCAGTTTTTGATACTGCACAAATTCATGCAGTCAGGGCTGCAAAGCTATCCATAGAAGAATAA
- a CDS encoding DHHW family protein: MKNRKTNRMIVILVGTVWVLLALSSWLSPTQEISASERRKLAGFPEFTLKSLTTADFMEGFEQYAKDQFPGRFLYRTIKAYVKFYPLGQKDNNGIYIQDGCAVKMEYPLNEASIQKAAEKFRFLYDKYMAGKDVKTYLTIVPDKGYFLSQANGYPSMDYQKLFEMMKADTEFAKYIDLSDILEIEDYYKTDIHWKQERITKAADKILNALGEEKESTGQYKEIEVEKPFYGVYYGHSALPMKPDKLKYLTSDLIDACTVYNWETGKTTAVYDTQKLTGNDPYDVYLSGAAALLEITNPNVKNGKELVIFRDSFGSSLATLLLDGYSKVTMVDIRYIASDLVGDYITFDDQDVLFVYSTSVLNSSAMFK; the protein is encoded by the coding sequence ATGAAAAATAGAAAAACAAATCGGATGATCGTGATTTTGGTAGGAACGGTATGGGTTCTTCTGGCGCTTTCTTCCTGGCTTTCACCAACACAGGAAATATCAGCCAGTGAAAGAAGAAAGCTTGCCGGGTTTCCGGAATTTACCCTTAAAAGCCTTACCACGGCAGATTTTATGGAGGGCTTTGAGCAATATGCCAAAGACCAGTTCCCCGGCCGCTTTTTATACCGTACCATAAAAGCGTATGTCAAGTTTTATCCATTGGGTCAGAAAGATAATAACGGCATCTATATTCAGGATGGCTGCGCCGTAAAAATGGAATACCCCTTGAATGAAGCTTCCATTCAAAAAGCGGCGGAAAAGTTCCGGTTTCTGTATGATAAATATATGGCTGGGAAAGACGTAAAAACGTATCTTACCATTGTTCCTGACAAGGGGTATTTTCTCTCCCAGGCAAATGGCTATCCCTCCATGGATTACCAGAAGCTGTTTGAAATGATGAAGGCGGATACAGAGTTTGCGAAGTATATAGATCTATCGGATATATTGGAAATCGAAGATTATTATAAGACAGATATTCACTGGAAGCAGGAGAGGATTACTAAGGCTGCGGATAAAATCCTTAATGCATTAGGAGAAGAGAAGGAGAGCACCGGGCAATATAAGGAAATCGAAGTGGAGAAACCATTTTACGGAGTATATTATGGGCATTCTGCCCTTCCCATGAAACCGGACAAACTGAAATACCTTACCAGTGACCTCATAGATGCCTGTACCGTGTATAATTGGGAGACAGGAAAAACTACAGCCGTGTATGATACCCAAAAGCTTACAGGAAATGATCCGTATGATGTATATTTATCCGGTGCGGCGGCCCTTTTGGAAATCACCAATCCAAATGTAAAAAACGGAAAAGAGCTGGTGATATTCCGGGATTCCTTTGGAAGCAGCCTGGCAACCCTTTTGCTTGACGGGTATTCCAAAGTGACCATGGTTGATATCCGTTACATTGCCAGTGATTTGGTCGGCGATTATATTACCTTTGATGATCAGGATGTGCTTTTTGTATACAGTACTTCGGTACTGAATTCCAGTGCAATGTTCAAATAG
- a CDS encoding pyridoxamine 5'-phosphate oxidase family protein → MRRKDREVIDNVKINEIISSCHCCRLGFYDDGEVYIVPLNFGFKENDGQRTFYFHSAKEGRKIDLIYKNHTVGFELDANYELIKGETACKHSARFQSIIGSGDIKFIEEPEEKKAALQTIMLHNTGKEDWEFPDAMLQAVGVFKVEVKTLSCKEHL, encoded by the coding sequence ATGAGAAGAAAAGACAGAGAAGTAATAGATAACGTGAAAATCAATGAAATCATTTCGTCATGCCACTGCTGCAGACTGGGTTTTTATGATGACGGAGAGGTGTATATTGTTCCGTTGAATTTTGGATTTAAAGAAAATGATGGGCAAAGAACATTCTATTTCCATAGTGCCAAGGAAGGCAGAAAAATTGATTTAATTTACAAAAACCATACGGTTGGGTTTGAACTGGATGCAAATTATGAACTCATAAAAGGGGAGACAGCATGTAAGCATTCTGCCCGTTTTCAGAGTATTATCGGATCAGGGGATATCAAATTTATTGAAGAACCAGAAGAAAAGAAAGCAGCCCTGCAAACCATTATGCTTCATAATACAGGAAAAGAAGATTGGGAGTTTCCTGATGCAATGCTTCAGGCAGTCGGTGTTTTTAAGGTGGAAGTAAAAACGCTTTCCTGTAAAGAGCACTTATAA
- a CDS encoding class I SAM-dependent methyltransferase, producing MKQNPYDNKAFFEKYSQMDRSTKGLAGAGEWKTLESMLPEFKDKRVLDLGCGFGWHCQYAIEHGARAVTGIDISEKMLAVAKEKTSDKICYHHMPIEEIWFSENSFDAVISSLAFHYLESFEQIVEKVSCCLVKGGDFVFSVEHPVFTANGSQEWYYDEAGTILHYPVDNYFFEGQRQASFLGENVTKYHKTLTTYLNGLIQAGFELTGVVEPQPSKHLLQTVEGMVNELRRPMMLIISARKK from the coding sequence ATGAAACAGAATCCTTACGATAACAAAGCATTCTTTGAAAAATACAGCCAAATGGACCGCTCAACAAAAGGGCTTGCCGGAGCTGGGGAATGGAAAACTCTTGAATCAATGCTGCCTGAATTCAAAGACAAGCGGGTGCTGGATTTAGGCTGTGGATTCGGCTGGCATTGTCAGTATGCCATAGAGCATGGGGCCAGAGCTGTCACAGGTATAGACATTTCCGAAAAAATGCTTGCAGTAGCAAAGGAAAAGACAAGTGATAAAATCTGTTATCATCACATGCCAATCGAAGAGATATGGTTCAGCGAAAATTCATTTGATGCAGTCATCAGCTCTCTTGCGTTCCACTATCTGGAATCTTTTGAACAGATTGTTGAAAAGGTATCCTGCTGCCTTGTAAAGGGAGGAGATTTTGTCTTTTCTGTGGAGCATCCGGTTTTTACAGCGAATGGCAGTCAGGAATGGTATTACGATGAAGCCGGAACGATCCTTCATTATCCGGTTGACAATTACTTTTTCGAGGGACAGAGACAGGCCAGTTTCCTTGGAGAAAATGTTACGAAATATCATAAGACCCTTACCACCTATTTGAATGGTTTGATACAGGCAGGCTTTGAATTAACCGGTGTAGTGGAGCCTCAGCCATCTAAGCATCTGCTTCAAACCGTGGAAGGCATGGTAAATGAGCTTCGCAGGCCTATGATGCTGATCATTTCAGCAAGAAAAAAGTAA
- a CDS encoding DNA-3-methyladenine glycosylase, translated as MKKLDREFYNRDSVLVARELLGKVLVHEIEGQRLAVKIIEAEAYMGVEDKAAHSYGGKRTPRVEVMYGDPGHAYMFLIYGMYCCFNVVTREKGIPQAVLIRAAEPLEGIQWMAQQRYGKPYEELSKSQLKGFTNGPGKLCKALSMDRSHNGIDLCGDQIYLEKGTGENFHVIATKRVGIDYAEEAKDYLWRFYIEGCL; from the coding sequence ATGAAAAAACTAGACAGAGAATTCTATAATAGGGATTCTGTCCTGGTTGCCAGGGAACTATTGGGGAAGGTGCTTGTCCACGAGATTGAGGGACAGAGACTCGCTGTTAAGATCATAGAGGCAGAGGCATATATGGGCGTTGAAGATAAGGCTGCCCATTCTTACGGCGGAAAGAGGACACCAAGGGTGGAAGTGATGTATGGAGATCCCGGTCATGCTTATATGTTTCTTATCTATGGGATGTACTGCTGCTTCAATGTGGTAACAAGGGAGAAGGGGATTCCACAGGCAGTTTTAATAAGGGCTGCTGAACCATTGGAGGGAATCCAGTGGATGGCGCAGCAAAGATATGGAAAGCCTTATGAGGAGTTGTCTAAAAGCCAGTTAAAGGGCTTTACAAACGGGCCGGGAAAGCTGTGTAAGGCATTATCCATGGACCGAAGCCATAACGGCATAGACCTGTGCGGTGATCAGATATATCTTGAAAAGGGCACAGGAGAGAACTTTCATGTTATAGCCACAAAACGTGTGGGAATTGACTACGCTGAGGAAGCTAAAGACTACCTTTGGCGGTTTTATATAGAAGGGTGCCTGTAG
- a CDS encoding MBOAT family O-acyltransferase, translated as MVIGVYFVCPKKLKNGVLLFSSLIFYGWGEPKYIIFMVLSIVVNYILGLLIEQYSVSAWGKRWLLVSVVFSLGMLGYFKYVDFFIANINSMTGLSVPLLNVVLPIGISFYTFQILSYTIDVYRKNTKAQKNLLSLATYVAFFPQLIAGPIVRYTDIAQALDRREHSLLKARIGIRRFLFGISKKVLIANTLGELCKDFADSPERNVLFYWLYAVAFTLQIYFDFSGYSDMAIGLGKIFGFDFQENFNYPFISQSITEFWRRWHMSLGTWFRDYLYIPLGGNRVGRMRWLFNIFLVWMLTGLWHGAAWNFVIWGMLFAVLLMIEKLWLGSFLKKMPESISHLYVMLLVIISFVIFDAPDLSTSAERLRSMFGMSGLPLTGVQSAYYLRSYFIIFVIAITGSTDLPKRIIGRIRKTPFGAIALTWAEPVVCVVMLLLTTAYLIDASFNPFLYFRF; from the coding sequence TTGGTTATTGGCGTATACTTTGTATGTCCGAAGAAGCTGAAAAACGGTGTATTGCTTTTTTCTTCCCTCATATTTTATGGTTGGGGAGAGCCGAAATACATCATATTTATGGTCCTTTCCATAGTGGTGAATTACATTCTTGGTTTGCTCATCGAGCAATACTCCGTTTCTGCATGGGGGAAGAGATGGCTCCTAGTTTCGGTGGTCTTTTCCCTGGGAATGCTGGGGTATTTTAAATATGTGGATTTTTTTATAGCAAACATCAATTCCATGACCGGATTATCAGTCCCTTTGCTGAACGTAGTTCTTCCCATTGGCATCAGCTTTTATACGTTTCAAATTCTCAGCTATACCATTGATGTTTACCGAAAAAACACAAAGGCCCAGAAGAATCTGTTATCATTGGCCACTTATGTGGCCTTCTTTCCTCAGCTGATCGCAGGTCCCATTGTTAGATATACTGATATCGCACAGGCTCTTGACAGAAGGGAGCACAGTCTTTTAAAAGCCCGCATTGGAATACGCAGGTTCTTATTTGGAATTTCAAAAAAGGTACTGATCGCCAATACACTTGGAGAATTGTGCAAAGACTTTGCAGATTCTCCGGAACGAAATGTTTTATTCTACTGGCTTTATGCAGTGGCCTTTACTTTACAGATTTACTTTGACTTTTCCGGATACAGTGATATGGCAATCGGTTTAGGCAAGATATTTGGCTTTGATTTTCAGGAGAATTTCAATTATCCGTTTATTTCCCAAAGCATTACTGAATTCTGGCGCAGGTGGCATATGTCCCTTGGAACCTGGTTCAGGGATTATTTATACATTCCCTTAGGAGGAAACCGCGTTGGCAGGATGCGCTGGCTCTTTAATATCTTTTTGGTATGGATGCTGACCGGCTTATGGCACGGCGCTGCATGGAATTTTGTCATATGGGGAATGTTATTTGCTGTTCTCCTGATGATTGAGAAGCTGTGGCTTGGCAGTTTCTTAAAGAAAATGCCGGAAAGCATTTCTCATTTGTATGTCATGCTTCTTGTAATCATAAGCTTCGTCATATTTGATGCGCCTGATCTGAGTACATCAGCTGAACGGCTTCGTTCCATGTTCGGAATGAGCGGATTGCCGCTTACAGGAGTCCAGTCCGCCTATTATTTAAGAAGCTATTTTATCATATTTGTGATAGCCATAACCGGAAGTACTGATTTGCCAAAGAGAATCATCGGCAGAATCCGCAAAACACCATTTGGAGCGATTGCCCTTACTTGGGCAGAGCCTGTGGTATGCGTGGTGATGCTTTTGCTGACAACGGCATATTTAATCGATGCTTCCTTTAATCCATTTCTGTATTTTCGCTTTTAA
- a CDS encoding Gfo/Idh/MocA family protein gives MKLGIVGSGKIVKEFLPIVHYLDKVELAAICCTKRSEAVGRELGEKYNIKHTFTDYQDFLNSDVDTVYVALPNHLHFQFTKEALEAGKHVIVEKPFTTTFKEAQILSGLAREKNLFLFEAVTTLYLPNYKRIKELLPTLGNIKIVQFNYSQYSSRYDSFKEGRILPAFDPNCSGGALMDINIYNIHYVAGLFGRPLKVEYFPNVERGIDTSGILILDYGTFKCTCVGAKDCKAPIANYIQGEKGVIRQDTPASICRGFEIIMNDETKSLVNEDDFDHRMVNEFMEFQDMICGNDLERCYQLLDHTLLVSEIQTTARHKGGIRFPADEEI, from the coding sequence ATGAAATTAGGTATCGTTGGATCAGGAAAGATTGTAAAGGAGTTTCTGCCAATCGTTCATTATTTGGATAAGGTAGAGCTTGCGGCCATTTGCTGTACGAAAAGAAGTGAAGCAGTGGGAAGAGAACTTGGTGAAAAATATAACATAAAACATACTTTTACAGATTATCAGGACTTCTTAAACAGTGATGTGGATACGGTTTATGTAGCTCTGCCTAACCATTTGCACTTCCAGTTTACGAAAGAGGCACTGGAGGCAGGAAAGCATGTGATTGTAGAAAAGCCCTTTACCACAACCTTTAAAGAAGCCCAGATATTAAGCGGGCTGGCAAGAGAGAAAAATCTGTTTTTATTTGAAGCTGTTACTACCCTGTATCTGCCGAATTATAAAAGGATAAAAGAGCTTCTGCCAACCCTGGGAAACATCAAAATCGTTCAGTTCAACTATTCCCAGTATTCCAGTAGATATGACAGCTTCAAAGAGGGCCGCATTCTGCCTGCCTTTGATCCCAATTGTTCCGGCGGTGCGCTCATGGATATCAATATCTATAACATCCATTACGTTGCAGGATTATTCGGAAGGCCGCTTAAGGTGGAATATTTCCCCAATGTGGAGAGAGGGATTGATACCTCTGGAATTTTAATTTTGGACTACGGCACTTTTAAATGTACATGCGTTGGAGCAAAGGACTGCAAGGCTCCTATCGCTAATTATATCCAGGGAGAGAAGGGGGTCATCCGTCAGGATACGCCTGCCAGCATCTGCAGAGGCTTTGAAATCATCATGAATGATGAGACTAAATCCCTTGTAAATGAAGATGATTTTGATCACCGCATGGTGAATGAATTTATGGAATTTCAGGATATGATCTGCGGCAATGATCTGGAAAGGTGCTATCAGCTTCTGGACCACACCCTGCTTGTAAGCGAAATCCAGACAACTGCAAGACATAAGGGAGGAATCCGCTTCCCGGCAGATGAGGAAATTTAA
- a CDS encoding NUDIX hydrolase → MIGEEKFRQYAVLIPLIHISGVTYLLFEKRSNELKRQPGEICFPGGKLEAGESLQECAVRETVEELNILPQQIEVMGPGDIYLSPFNLMIHPFIGVISDYQDTFSRDEVEEVIKIPLDFFRSQEPERFVSKLISEPPEDFPYEWIPGGVKYPWAKGTYDVLFYKYEDWIIWGMTALIVKSAVKLMEEYQII, encoded by the coding sequence ATGATCGGAGAAGAAAAATTCAGGCAGTATGCGGTTCTGATTCCCCTGATCCATATTTCAGGGGTTACTTACCTGCTATTTGAAAAAAGATCCAATGAGTTAAAGCGGCAGCCGGGAGAGATTTGTTTTCCAGGCGGAAAGCTCGAAGCGGGGGAATCCCTTCAGGAATGTGCGGTACGTGAGACTGTTGAAGAACTGAACATATTGCCGCAGCAGATTGAGGTGATGGGACCGGGAGATATCTATCTGTCACCCTTTAACTTAATGATCCATCCTTTTATAGGAGTTATAAGTGATTATCAGGACACATTCAGCAGAGATGAAGTAGAAGAGGTCATAAAAATACCACTGGATTTTTTCCGCAGTCAGGAACCGGAGAGATTTGTGAGTAAACTGATTTCTGAGCCGCCGGAGGATTTTCCGTATGAATGGATTCCGGGAGGGGTAAAATACCCTTGGGCTAAAGGAACTTATGACGTCTTGTTTTATAAATATGAAGACTGGATCATATGGGGTATGACAGCTCTGATCGTAAAGTCAGCGGTGAAGCTGATGGAAGAATATCAAATCATTTGA
- a CDS encoding VOC family protein, translating to MLGHYLMFDRNCEEAIKTYEKAFNGTITEMRKYSDMPPNPAFPIPEENKNLVLHARLQIDGMEIMCADSSEKSTKGNNMYVSITTKDEALVKGAWDLLKKGGEIYMDLSPSFFAALHGSLQDKYGVNWMFTALK from the coding sequence ATGCTAGGTCATTATTTGATGTTTGATAGAAACTGCGAAGAGGCAATTAAAACTTATGAAAAAGCATTTAACGGTACGATAACTGAGATGCGGAAATATAGTGACATGCCGCCAAACCCCGCTTTCCCTATTCCCGAAGAAAACAAAAATCTGGTTCTGCATGCCCGACTTCAGATTGATGGCATGGAAATTATGTGTGCCGACAGCTCTGAGAAAAGCACAAAAGGTAATAATATGTATGTTTCCATTACGACCAAGGATGAGGCGCTTGTGAAAGGTGCCTGGGATCTTTTAAAGAAGGGTGGTGAGATCTATATGGATCTTAGTCCATCATTTTTTGCAGCATTACATGGATCCTTACAGGATAAATATGGCGTAAACTGGATGTTTACGGCTTTAAAATAG